The following proteins are co-located in the Salvelinus namaycush isolate Seneca chromosome 33, SaNama_1.0, whole genome shotgun sequence genome:
- the LOC120027909 gene encoding keratin, type I cytoskeletal 9-like — MELAAGGASWSWQQGVLHGVGSRGCFMELAAGGASWSWQQGVLHGAGSRGASWSWQQGVLHGAGSRGCFMELAAGGASWSRQQGVLHGAGNRGCFMEPAASGPSWSWQQGGLHGAGSRGCFMELATGGASWSWQQGVLHGAGSRGGFMELAAGGGFMELAAGGASWSWQQGGLHGAGSRGGLHGAGSRGSFMELVAGGASWSWQQRALHGAGSRGCFMEPAAGGASWSWQQGVLHGAGSRGCFMEPAAGGASWSRQQGVLHGAGSRGCFMELAAGGASWSRQQGVLHEAGSRGCFMEPAAGGASWSRQQGVLHGAGSRGCFMEPAAGGASWSRQQVVLHGAGSRGGFMELAAGGASWSWQQGVLHGAGSRGGFMELAAGGGFMELAAGGPSWSW; from the coding sequence ATGGAGTTGGCAGCAGGGGGTGCTTCATGGAGCTGGCAGCAGGGGGTGCTTCATGGAGTTGGCAGCAGGGGGTGCTTCATGGAGCTGGCAGCAGGGGGTGCTTCATGGAGCTGGCAGCAGGGGGTGCTTCATGGAGCTGGCAGCAGGGGTGCTTCATGGAGCTGGCAGCAGGGGGTGCTTCATGGAGCCGGCAGCAGGGGGTGCTTCATGGAGTTGGCAGCAGGGGGTGCTTCATGGAGCCGGCAGCAGGGGGTGCTTCATGGAGCCGGCAACAGGGGGTGCTTCATGGAGCCGGCAGCAAGTGGTCCTTCATGGAGCTGGCAGCAGGGGGGGCTTCATGGAGCTGGCAGCAGGGGGTGCTTCATGGAGCTGGCAACAGGGGGTGCTTCATGGAGCTGGCAGCAGGGGGTCCTTCATGGAGCTGGCAGCAGGGGGGGCTTCATGGAGCTGGCAGCAGGGGGGGGCTTCATGGAGCTGGCAGCAGGGGGTGCTTCATGGAGCTGGCAGCAGGGGGGGCTTCATGGAGCTGGCAGCAGGGGGGGGCTTCATGGAGCTGGCAGCAGGGGGTCCTTCATGGAGCTGGTAGCAGGTGGGGCTTCATGGAGCTGGCAACAGAGGGCGCTTCATGGAGCCGGCAGCAGGGGGTGCTTCATGGAGCCGGCAGCAGGGGGTGCTTCATGGAGCTGGCAGCAGGGGGTGCTTCATGGAGCCGGCAGCAGGGGGTGCTTCATGGAGCCGGCAGCAGGGGGTGCTTCATGGAGCCGGCAGCAGGGGGTGCTTCATGGAGCCGGCAGCAGGGGGTGCTTCATGGAGTTGGCAGCAGGGGGTGCTTCATGGAGCCGGCAGCAGGGGGTGCTTCATGAAGCCGGCAGCAGAGGGTGCTTCATGGAGCCGGCAGCAGGGGGTGCTTCATGGAGCCGGCAGCAGGGGGTGCTTCATGGAGCCGGCAGCAGGGGGTGCTTCATGGAGCCGGCAGCAGGGGGTGCTTCATGGAGCCGGCAGCAAGTGGTCCTTCATGGAGCTGGCAGCAGGGGGGGCTTCATGGAGCTGGCAGCAGGGGGTGCTTCATGGAGCTGGCAGCAGGGGGTCCTTCATGGAGCTGGCAGCAGGGGGGGCTTCATGGAGCTGGCAGCAGGGGGGGGCTTCATGGAGCTGGCAGCAGGGGGTCCTTCATGGAGCTGGTAG